A region from the Solibacillus sp. FSL H8-0523 genome encodes:
- a CDS encoding Lmo0850 family protein encodes MAKEMDLKRIVTNLAKIGVTATVTKSRLELLKVLTPPKTQTPQTQN; translated from the coding sequence TTGGCGAAAGAAATGGATTTAAAACGGATTGTTACCAATTTAGCAAAAATCGGTGTTACAGCGACGGTTACAAAATCGCGTCTTGAGCTTCTAAAAGTCTTAACACCACCAAAAACACAAACTCCGCAGACACAAAATTAA
- a CDS encoding FtsW/RodA/SpoVE family cell cycle protein, with product MDTNNYNFTKRFDWTLTVILFLFLGVSLLAIASAQTSGQYGENYVLKQGINYVIFAFMAGVVMYFDPDQYKKLAWPLYGVGLILIIAVVAIPPSTGITVERNGAQSWFSTPIGNIQPVEFMKTFYILATAFLISKHHERNPNKTVKSDFILLGKIAATMIVPLGFIMLQPDLGSGLVFIAITAALVIVAGVTWKIILPLFGGAALLGGSLLWMALYMQDFLGKVFGFQPYQFARIYSWIDPQSYATSDGYHLITSLNAIGSGEIFGKGFMAREVYVAENHTDFIFAVIGEEWGFVGASAVICLYFLLIYHLTKTTLMLKDPFCTYVCAGIIAMITFHVFENIGMTIQLLPITGIPLPFISYGGSSMMGNALAIGLVYSMKFHYRTYMFTSNDPEDE from the coding sequence ATGGATACAAACAATTATAATTTTACAAAGCGTTTCGATTGGACGCTTACCGTTATTTTATTTTTATTTCTCGGAGTCAGCCTACTTGCCATTGCGTCAGCACAAACATCTGGACAATACGGGGAAAATTACGTATTAAAGCAAGGGATTAACTATGTTATTTTTGCTTTTATGGCTGGTGTTGTCATGTACTTCGACCCAGACCAATACAAAAAATTAGCATGGCCTCTTTATGGGGTCGGATTGATCCTAATTATTGCAGTAGTCGCCATTCCTCCATCAACTGGGATTACGGTAGAACGAAACGGTGCACAAAGCTGGTTCAGTACGCCAATTGGGAATATTCAACCCGTAGAATTTATGAAAACCTTTTACATCTTGGCGACTGCTTTCTTAATTAGTAAGCATCATGAAAGAAATCCAAACAAAACAGTGAAGTCGGACTTTATTTTACTCGGAAAAATCGCGGCAACAATGATTGTGCCACTTGGCTTCATTATGCTACAGCCTGACTTAGGTTCGGGACTTGTTTTTATCGCGATTACGGCGGCACTTGTGATTGTAGCAGGGGTTACGTGGAAAATCATTTTACCGCTATTTGGCGGCGCGGCTCTCCTTGGTGGCTCACTCTTATGGATGGCACTGTATATGCAGGACTTCCTCGGAAAAGTATTCGGCTTCCAACCTTATCAATTCGCGCGTATTTATTCGTGGATTGACCCGCAATCTTATGCCACTTCAGATGGGTATCATTTAATTACGTCACTGAATGCCATTGGATCTGGTGAAATTTTTGGGAAAGGCTTTATGGCACGTGAAGTGTACGTAGCCGAAAACCATACGGACTTTATCTTTGCTGTAATCGGAGAAGAGTGGGGCTTTGTCGGAGCAAGTGCTGTCATTTGCTTATACTTCTTACTCATTTACCATCTAACAAAAACAACATTAATGTTAAAAGATCCGTTTTGTACATATGTTTGTGCAGGGATTATCGCAATGATTACGTTCCACGTGTTCGAAAACATTGGGATGACGATTCAACTATTACCAATCACAGGGATTCCACTTCCCTTCATAAGCTACGGTGGTAGTTCGATGATGGGGAACGCGCTTGCAATTGGTCTTGTATATAGTATGAAATTCCATTACCGCACATACATGTTCACATCAAACGATCCTGAAGATGAATAA
- a CDS encoding D-alanine--D-alanine ligase, which produces MKKRIGLLYGGKSAEHEVSLSTAKAVTQALDFNEFDVFPIFITLNGEWRVGPQLTEAAQSIEQLQFTSTSKADNNITQFITAHMTTPFNVIFPLLHGTNGEDGTVQGFLEVLNIPYVGNGVLGSAAGMDKVAMKQLFEMAGLPQVPYVHFIRSEWEKNQAGYTAKCEDTLGYPMFVKPANLGSSVGISKASNAKELEKAVAYALQYDRKIVVEQGIIAREIELGVLGNDEPKVSVAGEIKPMTEFYDYDSKYKDGSTALIIPVPLEETVYMDLVEMAKKAFKAIDGAGLVRADFFVTADNEIFINEVNTLPGFTPVSMYPLLWQHTNVPYPELIKKLISLAVERHAEKQQLQYNKD; this is translated from the coding sequence ATGAAAAAAAGAATCGGTTTATTATATGGTGGCAAGTCTGCCGAGCATGAGGTATCGCTGTCGACTGCAAAGGCAGTAACACAAGCGTTAGATTTTAACGAGTTTGATGTCTTTCCGATTTTTATTACATTAAATGGTGAATGGCGTGTAGGACCTCAATTAACAGAAGCCGCACAATCAATCGAACAATTACAATTTACATCAACTTCAAAAGCTGATAACAATATTACACAATTTATCACAGCACATATGACAACGCCGTTTAACGTGATTTTCCCGTTGTTACACGGTACAAATGGTGAAGATGGCACAGTGCAAGGGTTTTTAGAAGTATTAAATATTCCGTACGTTGGAAACGGCGTACTTGGTTCAGCTGCGGGTATGGATAAAGTGGCGATGAAGCAGTTGTTTGAAATGGCTGGCTTACCACAAGTACCATACGTACATTTTATTCGTAGTGAATGGGAAAAAAATCAAGCAGGCTATACAGCGAAATGTGAAGATACGCTTGGCTACCCAATGTTCGTTAAACCAGCTAACTTAGGCTCAAGTGTTGGGATTAGTAAAGCAAGTAATGCTAAAGAGTTAGAGAAAGCTGTTGCCTACGCGCTACAATATGACCGTAAAATCGTTGTCGAACAAGGGATCATTGCACGTGAAATCGAGCTAGGTGTCTTAGGGAACGACGAACCAAAAGTATCAGTTGCCGGTGAAATTAAACCGATGACCGAGTTTTATGATTACGATTCAAAATATAAAGACGGCTCAACTGCACTCATTATTCCTGTACCCTTAGAAGAAACGGTGTATATGGATTTAGTAGAAATGGCGAAAAAAGCCTTTAAAGCAATTGATGGTGCCGGCTTAGTACGTGCGGATTTCTTTGTGACAGCAGACAACGAAATTTTCATTAACGAAGTGAATACATTACCAGGCTTTACACCGGTAAGTATGTATCCGTTATTATGGCAACACACGAATGTGCCGTATCCAGAGCTAATCAAAAAATTAATTAGCTTAGCGGTAGAGCGTCACGCAGAAAAACAACAACTTCAATACAATAAAGACTAA
- a CDS encoding LytTR family DNA-binding domain-containing protein, with protein MDPKQIEEIMEVIKEFFPENTSIAISDTSEYIYYQASKKVDLKIKPGDPIKEGSAAHKALTYGQKINSYIESDVFGVPYYGMSIPLIEEGETKGAITAIFPQKPSPFLTNYITVKIDDCWYPIKHNQVIYLETQLRKTFVKTMHREGYHRLNLSDLELFLAPDSFIRCHRSYIVNIDFIEEIQPDSHSTFLLIMKDGTRIPVSQRYASYFRRSLGF; from the coding sequence GTGGATCCAAAACAAATTGAAGAAATCATGGAAGTCATTAAAGAATTTTTCCCCGAAAATACGTCAATTGCTATTTCAGACACAAGTGAGTATATATACTACCAAGCTAGTAAAAAGGTAGATTTAAAAATCAAACCAGGCGATCCGATTAAAGAAGGTTCAGCTGCTCATAAAGCATTAACGTATGGTCAAAAAATCAATTCATACATCGAGTCAGATGTATTCGGCGTTCCTTACTACGGGATGAGTATTCCATTAATTGAAGAAGGGGAAACGAAAGGCGCTATTACAGCCATTTTCCCTCAAAAGCCATCACCATTTTTAACAAACTATATTACTGTTAAAATTGATGATTGCTGGTACCCGATTAAACATAATCAAGTGATTTATCTTGAAACGCAATTACGCAAGACATTCGTAAAAACGATGCACCGCGAAGGTTATCACCGTTTAAACTTAAGCGATTTAGAGCTATTTTTAGCTCCGGATTCTTTTATCCGTTGTCACCGTTCGTACATCGTCAATATTGATTTCATCGAAGAGATTCAACCAGATTCTCATTCTACATTCTTATTAATTATGAAAGACGGTACACGCATTCCAGTTAGTCAACGTTATGCAAGTTACTTCCGTCGTTCACTAGGGTTCTAA
- the cls gene encoding cardiolipin synthase, translated as MNFLSAIIENYFLLPIIIFINIIFAITVIFLERKKPSSTWAWLLVLYFLPFVGFLLYLLLGRQLRKKHLFRWDGKKDIGIDRLITYQIEAIKNNQLDYRNEHVQDYRHLIYMNLTTNNAVLTQDNAVHIFDDGRDKFEALIKDILAAKNHIHIQYYIFKLDNLGRRIYNTLLKKAKQGVKVRILYDEMGSRDVRKRHFKELIELGGEVEVFFPSILPLINPRLNFRNHRKIVVIDGRIGYIGGFNVGDEYLGLSDRFGYWRDTHLRIEGSSVHPLQTRFILDWNQASAKNDIRYAERYFPIIPQKGTSALQIISSGPDTEWEVIKNNYLRLITNAKRYIYIQSPYFIPDESFFDAIRVASLSGIDVRIMIPNKPDHMFVYWATYSYVGQLVVAGAKIYHYEKGFIHAKMIVVDDEVASVGTANIDVRSFSLNFEVNAVLYDPALAHRLAEIFEHDILDSSELTKELYLNRSNAVKFKESISRLLSPIL; from the coding sequence GTGAACTTTTTGAGCGCGATTATTGAAAATTATTTTTTACTTCCAATTATTATTTTTATCAATATCATTTTTGCGATTACCGTCATCTTTTTAGAGCGTAAAAAACCTTCATCAACTTGGGCTTGGCTACTTGTACTGTATTTCCTACCATTTGTTGGATTTTTATTATATTTATTACTTGGCCGCCAGTTACGCAAAAAGCATTTATTCCGCTGGGATGGTAAAAAGGATATTGGCATTGATCGTCTTATTACTTATCAGATTGAAGCGATTAAGAACAATCAGCTCGATTACCGAAATGAGCATGTACAAGATTATCGTCATTTAATTTATATGAATTTAACGACAAATAATGCCGTATTAACACAAGATAATGCCGTACATATCTTTGATGATGGTCGTGATAAATTCGAAGCACTCATTAAAGATATTCTTGCAGCGAAAAATCACATCCATATTCAATATTACATTTTCAAGCTTGATAACTTAGGTCGGCGTATTTATAACACGTTACTAAAAAAAGCAAAACAAGGGGTAAAGGTGCGGATTTTATATGATGAAATGGGCTCACGCGATGTGCGCAAACGCCATTTCAAAGAGTTAATTGAATTAGGTGGCGAGGTTGAGGTCTTTTTCCCGTCTATTTTACCGCTTATTAATCCCCGTTTGAATTTCCGAAACCACCGGAAAATCGTAGTCATTGACGGACGTATTGGTTATATTGGTGGCTTTAATGTTGGCGATGAATATCTAGGATTATCTGACCGCTTCGGCTATTGGCGCGATACGCATTTACGTATTGAAGGAAGCTCGGTGCATCCGTTGCAAACGCGTTTTATTTTAGACTGGAATCAGGCGAGTGCCAAAAATGATATTCGCTATGCGGAGCGTTACTTCCCGATTATTCCGCAAAAAGGGACATCTGCTTTGCAAATTATTTCAAGCGGGCCAGACACGGAATGGGAAGTAATTAAAAATAATTACTTACGTTTAATTACGAATGCCAAGCGCTACATCTATATTCAATCCCCGTATTTCATTCCGGACGAATCATTCTTTGACGCTATTCGTGTTGCCTCACTTTCAGGCATCGATGTGCGCATTATGATTCCGAACAAGCCGGATCATATGTTTGTTTACTGGGCGACGTATTCCTATGTTGGGCAGCTCGTTGTAGCAGGTGCCAAAATTTATCATTATGAAAAGGGCTTTATTCACGCGAAGATGATTGTTGTCGATGATGAGGTGGCCTCTGTTGGTACAGCAAATATCGATGTACGTAGCTTCAGTTTAAATTTTGAAGTGAATGCCGTACTATATGACCCTGCATTGGCACATCGCTTAGCAGAGATTTTTGAACATGATATTTTAGATAGCTCTGAGTTAACAAAGGAGCTTTACCTTAATCGTTCGAATGCTGTGAAATTCAAAGAATCGATTTCACGCTTATTATCGCCGATTTTATAA
- a CDS encoding AraC family transcriptional regulator gives MQLHQHSISETISKRYFQEIDNINQYAGIEDFFVLESKLIFEVYHLEASKAKKTLHEIIDILSVRFGKQVIKVVRQYFVVLSSIVARKLLDNQVPSKKAFAFNLACADMVENKMKDAEFLQFADDLIDFYVYFIADRKQPTFRHQTVNKVIMYINDELENDLTVESIAANFHISTSHLSRIFREHVGITLVEYLNVRRVEESQYYLRHTNKSITSISEQFHFCNQSYFTRIFKKYTGVTPKHFRDELHHEFFRFEMAEVAYENV, from the coding sequence ATGCAACTACATCAACATTCAATTTCGGAAACAATTTCAAAACGTTATTTCCAGGAAATTGATAATATTAACCAATACGCTGGTATCGAAGACTTTTTTGTTTTAGAATCCAAGTTAATATTTGAAGTCTATCATTTAGAAGCGTCAAAAGCGAAAAAGACGTTGCACGAAATTATTGATATTTTATCTGTACGTTTTGGTAAACAAGTAATCAAAGTAGTACGTCAATATTTCGTTGTTTTATCTTCAATTGTTGCACGCAAGCTATTAGATAATCAGGTACCGTCGAAAAAAGCGTTTGCTTTTAATTTAGCGTGTGCGGATATGGTTGAAAACAAAATGAAAGATGCTGAATTCTTACAATTCGCTGATGACCTAATTGATTTTTATGTCTACTTCATTGCAGATCGCAAACAACCAACATTCCGTCATCAAACGGTTAATAAAGTCATTATGTATATCAATGATGAGTTAGAAAATGACCTAACAGTTGAAAGTATTGCAGCAAATTTCCATATTAGCACAAGCCATTTATCACGCATTTTCCGTGAACATGTTGGTATTACGCTAGTAGAATATTTAAATGTACGCCGTGTAGAAGAATCTCAATACTATTTACGTCATACGAATAAAAGTATTACATCTATTTCAGAGCAGTTCCATTTCTGTAATCAAAGTTATTTCACGCGTATTTTTAAAAAATACACAGGTGTTACACCAAAACACTTCCGCGATGAATTACATCATGAGTTTTTCCGTTTTGAAATGGCAGAAGTAGCTTACGAAAACGTGTAA
- a CDS encoding YwqG family protein, which produces MMNNYEKNIYIPKELINFHTCLTQSAEQVAILNPLRQPAFLHESKFAGLPLLTHEMAHPKDEQNQYMLFLAQINFAEFKLEQPFPEDGILQFYISQQCYDKVKYRSQYGHFKVQYLPEHAIHQHYVQDFTYLSDVNLADFPIQHEMKLRATTQFEPVSATDYRLNNYFNPEIMHTAITLDDRSFEDIYLESYLAAEHKIGGYPYFIHEDFRKQSLYLQHYDTLLLQIVSNDEQKIMWGDSGIMSFFINSEKLANRDFSDIYFHIEEYE; this is translated from the coding sequence ATGATGAATAATTATGAAAAAAACATATATATACCGAAAGAATTAATCAATTTCCATACATGTTTGACACAATCAGCCGAACAGGTAGCGATTTTAAATCCTTTAAGACAACCTGCCTTTTTACATGAAAGTAAATTTGCTGGGTTACCTTTACTAACACACGAAATGGCGCACCCTAAAGACGAGCAAAATCAGTACATGTTATTTTTAGCACAAATTAATTTTGCTGAATTCAAATTAGAGCAACCATTTCCAGAAGACGGCATCTTACAATTTTATATTTCGCAGCAATGCTACGATAAAGTTAAATACCGTTCACAGTACGGCCATTTCAAGGTGCAATATTTACCCGAACATGCAATTCACCAACACTATGTTCAGGATTTTACTTATTTAAGCGATGTTAATTTAGCGGATTTCCCCATTCAACATGAAATGAAACTGCGCGCTACAACACAGTTTGAGCCTGTTTCTGCTACAGATTATCGTTTAAATAACTATTTCAATCCTGAAATTATGCATACCGCGATCACATTAGATGACCGCTCATTTGAAGATATTTATTTAGAAAGCTATTTAGCAGCCGAACATAAAATCGGCGGCTACCCATACTTTATTCACGAGGATTTCCGTAAGCAATCGCTGTATTTACAGCATTACGACACATTGCTTTTACAAATCGTTTCAAATGATGAACAAAAAATTATGTGGGGAGATAGTGGCATTATGAGTTTTTTCATTAACTCTGAAAAGTTAGCCAACCGCGATTTCTCAGATATTTATTTCCACATTGAAGAATATGAATAA
- a CDS encoding M15 family metallopeptidase, protein MNSNQKKNSPFVVIASISCVLLIAILGSVYYKYNTAQSTTNEQEPIDSLPLVENSTPAESTTQSTEGAPSNDIVPKTEPVKEAEPTEQPKENEVEIVNGYIEGQQPATEPTYVNGVLIVNKKNPLPADYDKGEDPTAKAAFDKMAVAAKAEGIELVAFSGYRSYEYQTSLYDRYVAKDGKGEADRYSARPGHSEHQSGLAFDIGEKGREDLWLTSAFGETKAGQWLVNNAHKHGFILRYPKGKEEITGFMYESWHFRYLDGDLATKVYEAGVTLEEYLGLE, encoded by the coding sequence ATGAATTCAAATCAAAAGAAAAATAGTCCATTTGTAGTAATCGCATCGATTTCATGCGTATTATTAATTGCAATTTTAGGGTCGGTTTATTATAAGTACAATACAGCACAATCGACTACAAACGAGCAAGAGCCGATTGACTCGCTACCACTAGTAGAAAACTCAACTCCGGCAGAGTCAACAACACAATCTACTGAAGGGGCTCCTTCAAATGATATTGTTCCAAAAACAGAACCAGTAAAAGAAGCAGAACCTACAGAACAACCAAAGGAAAATGAAGTAGAAATTGTAAATGGTTATATCGAAGGACAACAACCGGCAACAGAACCTACATATGTGAACGGCGTATTAATCGTCAATAAGAAAAATCCATTGCCAGCGGATTACGATAAAGGTGAAGACCCAACTGCAAAAGCAGCTTTCGATAAAATGGCAGTAGCAGCAAAAGCAGAAGGGATCGAGCTTGTAGCGTTTAGCGGCTATCGTTCGTATGAATATCAAACGTCGTTATATGACCGTTATGTAGCGAAGGATGGTAAGGGGGAAGCCGACCGTTACAGTGCACGTCCAGGTCATTCAGAGCACCAATCCGGTTTAGCGTTTGATATCGGGGAAAAAGGGCGCGAAGATTTATGGTTAACAAGTGCTTTTGGTGAAACAAAGGCAGGGCAATGGTTAGTGAACAACGCGCATAAGCATGGTTTTATTTTACGCTACCCAAAAGGCAAGGAAGAGATTACAGGCTTTATGTATGAGTCGTGGCACTTCCGTTATTTAGACGGAGATTTAGCGACGAAGGTATATGAAGCAGGGGTAACATTAGAGGAATATTTAGGATTAGAATAG
- the murF gene encoding UDP-N-acetylmuramoyl-tripeptide--D-alanyl-D-alanine ligase, whose translation MKKNLQQLADWLHIDNQAFPETLVTGVSIDTRTIQQGDLFIPFRGEAVNGHRFVEQAFEKGAAAALWMNDEPNPPQHIPLIFVDDPEMALQEMAKAYRNEHKATFIGITGSNGKTSSKDILAGALAPYYKVQKTIGNFNNQLGLPITILQLDEDTEISVLEMGMSGFGEIEFLTKLARPHYALITNIGEAHMQDLGSREGIAQAKFEIIKGLDETGVLFFDGDEPLLQNLVAKEANLKTQSVGFTVGLDLVASNIEATADGSSFHVEGAITGDFFISVLGEHQVKNTLNTMLVSKALGLTDEQIRAALKQVVLTDMRMQLIPIGDLLFINDAYNAAPTSMHAAIQFVNQSTIRADKWLVLGDMLELGDDEQQMHEEIATHIDVKKVNYVCLYGTRMKWLYDKLQPQFAHGHILHAETDYAPIINTIKQYATNDTLILVKGSRGMKLETIIESVSE comes from the coding sequence GTGAAGAAGAATTTACAACAGCTAGCAGACTGGCTACACATTGACAATCAAGCATTTCCAGAGACGCTCGTAACGGGTGTTTCAATTGATACGCGTACCATTCAACAAGGTGATTTATTTATTCCATTTCGTGGTGAAGCGGTAAATGGCCACCGCTTTGTTGAGCAGGCATTTGAAAAAGGTGCAGCGGCGGCGTTATGGATGAATGACGAACCAAACCCACCACAGCATATCCCATTAATTTTTGTAGACGATCCTGAAATGGCGCTACAAGAAATGGCAAAAGCATACCGTAATGAACACAAGGCGACATTTATCGGAATTACTGGTTCAAACGGTAAAACATCGTCAAAAGATATTTTAGCGGGCGCACTGGCACCGTATTATAAAGTACAAAAAACAATCGGTAATTTTAACAATCAGCTAGGCTTACCGATTACGATTTTACAGCTCGATGAGGATACAGAAATTTCAGTATTAGAAATGGGTATGAGCGGATTTGGTGAAATTGAGTTTTTAACGAAGCTCGCACGCCCACATTATGCGCTTATAACGAATATCGGTGAAGCGCATATGCAAGATTTAGGTTCACGTGAAGGCATCGCACAAGCAAAGTTTGAAATCATTAAAGGCTTAGATGAAACAGGTGTTTTATTCTTTGATGGGGATGAGCCGTTACTACAAAATCTTGTCGCGAAAGAAGCAAATTTAAAAACGCAATCAGTTGGTTTTACAGTAGGTCTTGATTTAGTAGCATCAAATATAGAGGCAACAGCTGATGGTAGTAGCTTCCATGTAGAAGGTGCGATCACTGGGGACTTCTTCATTTCAGTACTAGGGGAGCACCAAGTAAAAAATACGTTAAACACGATGCTCGTAAGTAAAGCGCTTGGTTTAACAGACGAACAAATTCGCGCGGCATTAAAGCAAGTTGTGCTAACAGATATGCGTATGCAGCTCATTCCAATAGGGGATTTATTATTTATTAACGATGCCTACAATGCTGCCCCAACAAGCATGCATGCCGCGATTCAATTTGTGAATCAGTCAACGATTCGCGCGGATAAATGGCTTGTGCTTGGCGATATGCTGGAACTTGGTGATGACGAACAGCAAATGCACGAAGAAATTGCCACGCATATCGATGTTAAAAAAGTAAATTATGTTTGTCTATATGGCACGCGTATGAAATGGTTATATGACAAATTACAGCCACAGTTTGCACATGGGCACATTCTGCATGCAGAAACAGACTATGCGCCGATTATCAACACAATTAAGCAGTATGCAACGAACGATACGCTAATCCTAGTAAAAGGGTCGCGTGGCATGAAGCTTGAAACGATTATTGAAAGTGTTTCTGAATAA
- a CDS encoding alpha/beta fold hydrolase: MSTGVLFLHGFSGGPYEVQPLADFIKARTDWTLSIPTFSGHGAAEELAMKGYKAEHWMMEAEIAYRNLKKKVDEVIVVGFSMGGVIAMYLAIRYRVKKLVLLSAAAKYVSPPQLLKDIRVMAEDFMRHELADNELFARYKFKFKHVPLSATKEFTRVVQKTAPYMKNITCPTFIVQGRLDGIVPFSTAAYLENLLQSTDKRVYVSKHGKHHICYSDDCEKWFQEVFIFLKEI; encoded by the coding sequence ATGTCAACAGGTGTACTATTTTTACATGGATTTTCAGGAGGCCCTTATGAAGTGCAGCCCCTTGCAGATTTTATAAAAGCACGTACAGATTGGACGCTAAGTATCCCCACATTTTCTGGGCACGGGGCAGCAGAAGAGCTAGCAATGAAAGGCTATAAGGCCGAGCACTGGATGATGGAAGCGGAGATTGCTTATCGTAATTTGAAGAAAAAAGTAGATGAGGTCATCGTAGTAGGTTTTTCAATGGGGGGTGTGATTGCGATGTATTTAGCAATTCGTTATCGGGTGAAAAAGCTCGTTCTCCTGAGCGCGGCAGCAAAATATGTGAGCCCCCCACAGCTTTTAAAAGATATTCGCGTCATGGCAGAGGACTTTATGCGCCATGAATTAGCCGATAACGAATTATTTGCACGCTATAAATTTAAGTTTAAACATGTTCCACTTTCTGCGACAAAAGAATTTACACGTGTTGTGCAAAAAACAGCACCTTATATGAAAAATATCACATGCCCGACATTCATCGTACAAGGAAGGCTCGATGGGATTGTCCCGTTTTCAACGGCAGCTTATTTAGAAAATTTACTGCAATCGACAGACAAAAGAGTATACGTCTCAAAGCATGGCAAACATCATATTTGCTATAGTGACGACTGTGAAAAATGGTTCCAAGAAGTGTTCATTTTCTTAAAGGAAATCTAA